The Orcinus orca chromosome 4, mOrcOrc1.1, whole genome shotgun sequence genome includes a region encoding these proteins:
- the LOC101290036 gene encoding LOW QUALITY PROTEIN: RNA-binding protein with serine-rich domain 1-like (The sequence of the model RefSeq protein was modified relative to this genomic sequence to represent the inferred CDS: deleted 2 bases in 2 codons), giving the protein MTLLISGRANSRRQMLCTPTTFSQPSPHRAASGRGLLWDARIDRSTPRATEYSNFTMQRIQNAGFSTGSRSGCSSSSASSRSGSSSSSPGSPSPSWRRHDSRRRSRSKSKPPKRDEKERKRRSPSPKPAKVHVGRLTRNVTEDHMEILSTYGKIKMIDVPVERMHPHLSTGYVYAECENPDEAEKALRHADGGHIDGQQITATAVLAPWPRPPPRRFSPPGRRVPPPPPMWRRPPPRRRRRSRPPRRRSPGRRSPRSCSSFNSSRCAGPPKLCPVTCIPANSLLSLF; this is encoded by the exons ATGACGTTACTAATTAGCGGCCGAGCCAATAGTAGACGTCAGATGCTCTGCACACCCACCACCTTCTCCCAGCCGTCCCCACACCGTGCTGCATCCGGGAGGGGACTCTTGTGGGACGCGAGGATCGACCGCAGTACTCCAAGGGCAACCGAGTACTCTAATTTTACAATGCAAA GAATCCAGAATGCTGGTTTTAGCACGGGCTCCCGCAGCGGCTGCAGCTCCTCTTCAGCCTCGAGCCGCTCCGGAAGTTCCAGCAGCTCCCCTGGCTCTCCGAGCCCTTCTTGGCGCAGGCATGACAGCAGGCGACGTTCCCGCTCCAAATCCAAACCACCcaaaagagatgaaaaggaaaggaaacggCGGAGCCCTTCCCCTAAACCCGCCAAAGTGCACGTTGGAAGGCTCACCAGGAATGTGACCGAGGATCACATGGAGATACTCTCCACCTAcgggaaaattaaaatgattgacGTGCCTGTAGAAAGGATGCACCCCCATCTGTCTACAGGCTACGTATACGCGGAGTGTGAGAATCCAGATGAAGCCGAGAAGGCGCTGAGGCACGCGGACGGAGGACACATCGATGGCCAGCAGATCACTGCCACCGCTGTGCTGGCCCCCTGGCCTCGGCCACCCCCCAGGCGATTCAGCCCTCCC GGAAGGAGAGTGCCGCCACCGCCTCCCATGTGGCGCAGG CCCCCCCCACGGAGGAGGAGAAGGTCGCGTCCCCCTCGGCGCAGGTCCCCCGGCCGCCGCAGCCCCAGGAGCTGCTCCAGCTTCAACTCCTCCCGATGCGCAGGGCCACCGAAGCTCTGCCCTGTGACTTGTATTCCCGCCAACTCACTTTTGTCACTTTTCTAG